A region from the Arachis ipaensis cultivar K30076 chromosome B01, Araip1.1, whole genome shotgun sequence genome encodes:
- the LOC107605795 gene encoding uncharacterized protein LOC107605795 → MTKYGSTAAKSIDRRTPNLSSLCTPRRTSPARAIPLSAIPLPAHSPPLNFFSLLSTLSPSSSLWLTSLTAGLAVDPSLSGFTLLSRLFRTQARRALSPLSQALSRSVTIASSSSCVGRQRFLRHELVLGRLVIRNWEDEIELDGEVIELSYHGSYPWWQLLRGSVERSPARASLLYLPLFLVFTTMAFILFTEENVDIAVVEAGLGGARDATNVISSKVLPRNSLGKGRFRGCQSQKISSLEVLNVLLTSTSRILLA, encoded by the exons ATGACGAAGTATGGGTCTACCGCCGCAAAGTCTATCG ATCGAAGAACCCCTAACCTCTCTTCATTGTGCACTCCCCGAAGAACGTCGCCGGCGCGCGCGATACCTCTGTCGGCAATCCCTCTTCCGGCCCATAGCCCTCCTTTaaatttcttctctcttctctcgacACTCTCTCCCTCAAGCTCACTGTGGCTCACCTCTCTCACGGCTGGTCTCGCCGTCGACCCCTCTCTCTCCGGTTTCACGCTTCTCTCGCGCCTGTTTCGGACTCAAGCTCGTCGCGCTCTGTCACCACTGTCGCAAGCTCTGTCGCGCTCTGTCACCATTGCAAGCTCGTCTTCTTGCGTCGGCCGTCAACGCTTCCTTCGTCATGAGTTGGTCTTGGGTAG GTTGGTAATTAGGAACTGGGAGGATGAAATTGAGTTAGATGGAGAAGTGATTGAATTGAGTTACCACGGCTCGTATCCCTGGTGGCAATTGCTGAGAGGAAGTGTAGAGAGAAGCCCAGCCAGAGCTTCATTGCTTTATCTACCCTTGTTCCTG GTGTTCACTACTATGGCATTCATCTTGTTCACTGAAGAGAATGTTGACATTGCTGTTGTTGAG GCTGGTTTAGGGGGTGCTCGGGATGCAACGAATGTTATATCCTCA AAAGTTCTGCCAAGAAATTCCTTGGGCAAAG GGAGATTTCGAGGGTGTCAGTCCCAAAAGATTTCGAGTCTGGAGGTCCTAAATG TTTTGCTTACATCGACTTCAAGGATTCTTCTAGCATGA